A DNA window from Rhodococcus sp. Z13 contains the following coding sequences:
- a CDS encoding DUF732 domain-containing protein gives MTKRMFISAVLTGAVALTLSACGGGDDGSSASGTEDTYITRLSEAGIDGDRDALLAVGNETCDLVRNNAGDGDVEAAEMIAGFTEPARKAGYEPFDTVTIGMASVTTLCTDLLGEETAQQVQEQWEDLLSNRNTSSGN, from the coding sequence TTGACGAAGCGCATGTTCATCTCGGCCGTGCTCACCGGCGCGGTGGCCCTGACCCTGTCGGCCTGCGGAGGCGGTGACGACGGCAGCAGCGCGAGCGGCACCGAGGACACCTATATCACCCGGCTCTCCGAGGCCGGGATCGACGGCGACCGCGACGCCCTGCTCGCCGTCGGCAACGAGACCTGCGACCTCGTGCGCAACAACGCCGGGGACGGGGACGTCGAGGCGGCCGAGATGATCGCCGGATTCACCGAACCGGCACGGAAGGCCGGCTACGAACCGTTCGACACCGTGACGATCGGCATGGCGAGCGTGACCACCCTCTGCACGGACCTGCTGGGCGAGGAGACCGCCCAGCAGGTGCAGGAGCAGTGGGAGGATCTTCTGTCGAACCGGAACACCTCGAGCGGCAACTGA
- a CDS encoding AMP-dependent synthetase/ligase, producing MTPRSTTPSTLCEAFQTTAAAYPDRVALRTPDDSVRYTWREYAQRVQRLAAGLAGLGVQRGDTVGLMLTNRPEFHLLDTAAMHLGAAPFSIYNSLTAEQISYVLGNADNRVMICEEQFVPVLRQAIGDTKVEHLICIDAHPEGTLSLDDLEAAAEPSFDFEATWKAVQPSDLLTLIYTSGTTGPPKGVELTHANLITEIESTSVYLPTGPDDKILSYLPDAHIANRWGSHYCSLYTGLQITTLDDLKQAITVLPSLRPTLFGAVPQVWYKLKAAIDRTLAEEPSAVKKKLALWAIDVGRKRARLQSDGKPIPRGLAVQHAIADRLVLSSIRAKLGLDNVRAAVTGAAAISPEVLEFVLGLGIPCSEVWGMSETSCVITMNPPDAIRIGTVGKAVSAAKIKVADDGELLVSGPLIMKGYRNDPEKTADAIDADGWLHTGDIGEIDADGYVRLIDRKKELIVNAAGKNMSPANIEGALRAACPMLGGAVAIGNDRPYNVALLALDPDALAVFADQHGLSGTHEELAQHPVVLEAIAKSVEEANSKLSRVEQIKKYKVLTTIWEPSGDELTPTMKLKRKPIDAKYAEEIDALYASS from the coding sequence ATGACCCCACGTTCCACCACACCGTCGACCCTCTGCGAAGCCTTCCAGACCACTGCCGCGGCGTACCCCGATCGCGTCGCGCTCCGCACCCCCGACGACTCCGTCCGTTACACCTGGCGCGAGTACGCCCAGCGTGTGCAGCGCCTCGCGGCCGGCCTCGCCGGGCTCGGCGTGCAGCGCGGCGACACCGTCGGCCTGATGCTCACCAACCGGCCGGAGTTCCACCTCCTCGACACCGCCGCCATGCACCTCGGGGCGGCCCCCTTCTCGATCTACAATTCCCTTACCGCGGAACAGATCTCGTACGTCCTCGGTAATGCCGACAACCGGGTGATGATCTGCGAGGAACAGTTCGTCCCGGTGCTGCGGCAGGCGATCGGCGACACCAAGGTCGAACACCTGATCTGCATCGACGCCCACCCCGAGGGCACCCTGTCGCTCGACGATCTCGAGGCCGCGGCCGAGCCGTCCTTCGACTTCGAGGCGACGTGGAAGGCGGTGCAGCCGTCCGACCTGCTGACCCTCATCTACACCTCGGGTACCACGGGTCCACCGAAGGGCGTCGAGCTCACGCACGCGAACCTGATCACCGAGATCGAGTCGACCAGCGTCTACCTGCCCACCGGCCCCGACGACAAGATCCTGTCGTACCTGCCCGACGCACACATCGCGAACCGGTGGGGCTCCCACTACTGCAGCCTCTACACCGGCCTGCAGATCACCACCCTCGACGACCTCAAGCAGGCCATCACAGTATTGCCGAGCCTGCGGCCGACGCTGTTCGGCGCGGTCCCGCAGGTCTGGTACAAGCTCAAGGCCGCCATCGACAGGACGCTCGCCGAGGAGCCGAGCGCGGTCAAGAAGAAGCTGGCGCTGTGGGCGATCGACGTGGGCCGCAAGCGGGCACGCCTGCAGTCCGACGGCAAGCCGATCCCCCGCGGCCTCGCGGTGCAGCACGCGATCGCCGACCGGCTGGTGCTGTCGTCGATCCGCGCCAAGCTGGGCCTGGACAACGTCCGCGCCGCCGTGACGGGTGCCGCCGCGATCTCGCCCGAAGTCCTGGAATTCGTTCTGGGACTGGGCATCCCGTGCTCCGAGGTGTGGGGAATGTCCGAGACGTCGTGCGTGATCACGATGAACCCGCCGGACGCGATCCGCATCGGCACCGTCGGCAAGGCCGTGTCCGCCGCGAAGATCAAGGTCGCCGACGACGGCGAGCTCCTCGTCTCCGGCCCGCTGATCATGAAGGGCTACCGCAACGATCCGGAGAAGACCGCCGACGCGATCGATGCGGACGGCTGGCTGCACACCGGCGACATCGGCGAGATCGACGCCGACGGTTATGTGCGGCTGATCGACCGCAAGAAGGAACTGATCGTCAACGCGGCGGGCAAGAACATGTCGCCCGCCAACATCGAGGGTGCCCTGCGGGCCGCGTGCCCGATGCTCGGTGGAGCCGTCGCCATCGGCAACGACCGGCCGTACAACGTCGCGCTGCTCGCCCTCGACCCCGACGCGCTCGCGGTCTTCGCCGACCAGCACGGGCTCAGCGGCACCCACGAGGAGCTGGCCCAGCATCCGGTGGTGCTCGAGGCGATCGCGAAATCGGTGGAGGAGGCGAACTCGAAGCTGTCGCGGGTCGAACAGATCAAGAAGTACAAGGTGCTCACGACGATCTGGGAGCCCTCCGGCGACGAACTCACCCCGACGATGAAGCTCAAGCGCAAGCCGATCGACGCGAAGTACGCGGAGGAGATCGACGCGCTGTACGCGAGTTCCTGA
- a CDS encoding molybdopterin oxidoreductase family protein produces the protein MGIVDRIAEPWGTRTPYGPGQRWPTRVDRHLEPGLTEADIDRWVQSASVLHSNGDGLDIAVRDGRIVGVRGRAVDRVNHGRLDPKDLFGWQANGSSDRLTTPLIRRDGELVETDWDTAMNAVAGRTKELLEERGPSAIGFYTTGQLFLEEYYTLALIGHGGIGTNHMDGNTRLCTATAAAALKQSFGCDGQPGSYTDIDHADVIALYGHNMAETQTVLWSRILDRLAGPNPPAVICVDPRRTPVARAATVHLAPRPGTNLMLVNGLLHEILRQGRVDERYIEENTVGFDDLRQHLEEYPLERAAEVCDVPLADLREAARLIGTAQRLMSTVLQGFYQSHQATAAAVQVNNIHLVRGMLGRPGCGVLQMNGQPTAQNTRECGADGDLPGFRNWANDAHVEDLARVWNIDPMRIPHYSAPTHLMQMMRYVEDGSIRFLYVNGTNPAVSLPELHRIREILSQDRLFLVVQDIFPTETTRLADVVLPAATWGEKTGTFTNADRTVHLSEKAVEPPGRARPDLDIFVDYAHRLGLRDKDGDPLVKWSTPEEAFEAWKKCTAGRPCDYTGITYDRLRGGSGIQWPCNADAPGGTERLYTDGRFWAAPDRCEAYGRDMVTGAPVEPTEYRARNPHGKAMLEPGEYLPPHETVSDEYPYLLSTGRTLYHFHTRTKTGRAPQLQRAAPEVWVEMSGADADRHGWSEGDLLRITTPRGSVTARLRISAIRSGVVFLPFHYGYWDTPAGHEPALEGRAANELTFTDWDPASKQPLFKSGVARLERVEAEDGTPSAAPTTTASEPVGVTVPATRGGPDAEATETPDEGELR, from the coding sequence ATGGGCATCGTGGACCGGATCGCCGAACCGTGGGGGACGCGGACCCCGTACGGGCCGGGGCAGCGCTGGCCGACCCGCGTCGACCGTCACCTGGAACCGGGACTGACCGAGGCGGACATCGACAGGTGGGTACAGTCCGCGTCGGTCCTGCATTCCAACGGCGACGGGCTCGACATCGCGGTCCGGGACGGACGCATCGTCGGAGTCCGTGGACGCGCGGTCGACCGCGTCAATCACGGTCGTCTCGACCCCAAGGATCTCTTCGGATGGCAGGCCAACGGGTCGTCCGACCGTCTCACCACCCCGCTGATCCGGCGTGACGGAGAACTGGTCGAGACCGACTGGGACACCGCCATGAACGCGGTGGCCGGCCGCACGAAGGAACTGCTCGAAGAACGCGGGCCGAGTGCGATCGGCTTCTACACCACCGGACAGTTGTTCCTCGAGGAGTACTACACCCTCGCGCTCATCGGGCACGGCGGTATCGGCACCAACCACATGGACGGCAACACCCGTCTGTGCACCGCGACCGCCGCGGCCGCGTTGAAGCAGTCCTTCGGGTGCGACGGCCAGCCCGGCTCCTACACCGATATCGATCACGCCGACGTCATCGCGTTGTACGGGCACAACATGGCCGAGACGCAGACCGTGTTGTGGAGCCGCATCCTCGACCGGCTCGCCGGACCGAATCCGCCGGCGGTGATCTGCGTCGACCCGCGGCGCACCCCCGTCGCCCGCGCGGCGACCGTCCACCTGGCCCCACGCCCGGGCACCAACCTGATGCTCGTGAACGGCCTGCTGCACGAGATCCTGCGACAGGGCCGGGTCGACGAGAGGTACATCGAGGAGAACACCGTCGGGTTCGACGACCTGCGACAGCACCTGGAGGAGTACCCGCTCGAGAGGGCCGCCGAGGTGTGCGACGTCCCGCTCGCCGACCTCCGCGAGGCCGCCCGCCTGATCGGCACCGCACAACGGTTGATGTCGACGGTGCTGCAGGGCTTCTACCAGTCCCATCAGGCCACCGCGGCCGCCGTGCAGGTGAACAACATCCACCTCGTGCGCGGCATGCTCGGCAGACCCGGTTGCGGAGTCCTCCAGATGAACGGGCAGCCCACCGCGCAGAACACCCGCGAATGCGGCGCGGACGGCGACCTGCCGGGCTTCCGGAACTGGGCGAACGACGCGCACGTCGAGGACCTCGCGAGGGTGTGGAACATCGACCCGATGCGGATCCCGCACTACAGCGCCCCCACGCACCTGATGCAGATGATGCGCTACGTCGAGGACGGCTCGATCCGGTTCCTCTACGTCAACGGCACCAACCCGGCGGTCTCCCTCCCGGAGCTGCACAGGATCCGCGAGATCCTCTCGCAGGACCGGCTGTTCCTCGTCGTGCAGGACATCTTCCCGACCGAGACCACCCGGCTCGCCGACGTCGTGCTCCCCGCCGCGACGTGGGGTGAGAAGACCGGGACGTTCACCAACGCCGACCGGACGGTGCACCTGTCGGAGAAGGCGGTCGAACCACCCGGGCGGGCGCGGCCGGACCTCGACATCTTCGTCGACTACGCCCACCGCCTCGGCCTGCGCGACAAGGACGGTGACCCGCTGGTGAAGTGGTCGACGCCGGAGGAGGCGTTCGAGGCGTGGAAGAAGTGCACGGCCGGCCGTCCCTGCGACTACACGGGCATCACCTACGACAGGCTCCGCGGCGGCAGCGGCATCCAGTGGCCGTGCAACGCCGACGCCCCCGGCGGCACCGAACGCCTCTACACCGACGGGAGGTTCTGGGCCGCGCCCGATCGTTGCGAGGCCTACGGGCGGGACATGGTCACCGGGGCACCCGTCGAACCCACGGAGTACCGGGCGCGGAACCCGCACGGCAAGGCGATGCTCGAACCGGGGGAGTACCTGCCCCCACACGAGACGGTCTCCGACGAGTATCCCTACCTGCTGTCCACCGGCCGCACGCTCTACCATTTCCACACCCGCACGAAGACCGGTCGCGCCCCGCAACTGCAACGCGCCGCCCCCGAGGTGTGGGTCGAGATGTCCGGCGCCGACGCGGACCGACACGGATGGTCCGAGGGCGATCTGCTGAGGATCACCACTCCGCGGGGCAGCGTCACCGCGCGGCTGCGGATCAGCGCCATCAGGTCAGGAGTGGTCTTCCTGCCGTTCCACTACGGCTACTGGGACACCCCGGCCGGGCACGAACCCGCCCTGGAGGGGCGCGCCGCCAACGAGCTGACCTTCACCGACTGGGACCCGGCGTCCAAGCAACCGCTGTTCAAATCGGGGGTGGCGCGGCTGGAGCGGGTGGAGGCCGAGGACGGTACACCTTCGGCGGCGCCGACGACCACCGCCTCCGAACCCGTCGGTGTGACCGTGCCCGCCACTCGCGGTGGACCGGACGCCGAGGCGACCGAGACCCCGGACGAGGGAGAACTGCGATGA